The DNA sequence TTTTGCTAACTCTTCTAAAGCTTGATTATATTCTTGTTCATTAAGTTTCTTTGAATGCCAAGGCACTTTGTCTTCCATGAAATTTATTCCAGCACCTTTTTTAGTATTAGCTACAATTATATTAGGTTTCATATTTGATATATTCATCAAGCCAGCATCAATTTCTTCAAAGCTATTGCCATTAATCTCTATAACATTTAAACCAAATGCTTCAAATCTTTGTTTATAATTTGGATCACCCATTATATTAACGTATTCATCATCTAATTGTAGTTTATTGTTATCTACTATTGGAATTAGATTTGTTAACTTTAATTTACTTTGTAGCATTAAAGCTTCCCAAACTTGTCCTTCCTGCATTTCTCCGTCACCCATCATTACATACACATTTCCCTTTAATCCTTTTCTTTGTTTAGCTAATGCTATACCTAGCCCATATGATAAACCTTGCCCTAATGAACCCGTTGAACACTCTACACCTGGTACTGAATCTATATGTGTATGTCCTTGAAGTCTAGTATTAATCTTCCTATACGTTTTTAACTCTTCTAATTCAAAATAACCTCTTCTCCCTAAAACTGCATAATAACCTAAAGAAGCATGTCCTTTACTAAGCACAAATACATCTCTGTTTAAATCTCGAACATTATTAGGAGATAGATTCATTTTTTCAAAGTATAGATAAACTAGCATTTCTGTTGCGGAAAAAGATCCTCCTAAATGACCTGATTTCACAAGATACTGTGTTTCGATGCAATCTTTTCTTACTTGCAAAGCAATTTTTTCTAGCTCTTTTAGCTTTTTACTATCCACAAGCATCACTTCCTTTCATATATTTTATAATAATTTATGTGCTAATTAGAGAAAATCTTAGGGTAGTCATTAGACTACCCATTTAATTAATGTATAAGCTTTATAATATTTCCAAGTATAATACCAACTACCCCAAAATCTGCATCTGAAAATGTTGTATTAGCAAATCCAAGATCTCCTAAAACCGGCATTAGTAATACTGGCAAGAATGTTATTAATAAACCATGTGCAAACCCACCAATAAATGCTCCTCTTTTCCCTCCTGTTGCATTACCAAAAACTCCTGCTGTTGCTCCACAGAAGAAATGTGGTACTACTCCAGGTAATATTATAACTGCATCTAAGCTACCAAGTATAAACATACCAACTATTCCACCTAAGAAGCTTGATAAGAATCCTATAAGTACTGCATTTGGAGCATAAGGGAAAACAACTGGACAATCAAGTGCTGGTTTTGCATTCGGAACAAGTTTCATTGATATACCTGTAAAAGCTGGTACTATTTCTGCTAATATTAATCTAACACCTTGTAATATTACATAAACTCCTCCAGCAAATGTTATTGCTTGTATCAATGAAAATACTATGAAGTTTTGACCGCCACTAATATTGGCTTCAATATATTCTTTGCCACATGCTACTGCTACTATCACATAACATACTGCCATTGTTAAAGATATTGCTACTGAACTATCTCTTAAAAATGATAATCCTTTAGGAAAATCCATTTCTTCTGTTGATTTAGAGCCTTTTCCAACTAACTTTCCAATATAAGCTGATAATATATACCCTACTGTACCAAAATGTGCAAATGCTACATCATCAGTACCTGTTATTTTTCTCATTGTTGGTTGTGCCATAGCTGGGAAAATAGCCATTATAAATCCTAGAATTACTGCACCAACTGCTACCAATGCTGTTCCTTCTAATCCACCTACTGCTAATATAACTGCAATCATACATGCCATATAAAGTGTATGATGTCCTGTTAAAAAGATATATTTAAGCTTTGTAAATCTAGCTATTAATATATTTGCTAGCATACCAAATACCATTATTAGTGCTGTTGATGTACCATATGTTTTAAGAGCCATTGCTACAACTGCCTCATTATTTGGAACAACTCCTGTTACTCCAAACCCTTGTTGAAACATAATTCCAAAGTGGCTTAAAGAACCTACTACTATACCAGCTCCACCACCTAGTATTAAGAAACCTAATATTGTTTTAATAGTGCCTTTTATTACATCAGAAACTGGTTTTTTCTGTAAAACTAAGCCTATGAGTGCTATTACTCCAACTAGTATAGCTGGAACGCTAAGAATATCAAGAATAAGCTTTAACATATGAAAACCTCCTATTATATGATTCCTTTGTCTTTTAATGCTTGTGAAATTTTTTCTTTTAATTCATTTTTGTCTATCATATTATTTAATGAAACCGTATAACCTAATGAATTAAGATTGTTTGCAATATCTCTTGTGCCTACATAAATATCTGCTTTTATACCTGATGCACTTGATAAATCTGAATGATCCACGTTCACCCCCTCTATTCCTAGTTCTTTTAAAACTTTTTTTATGTTCATTTCAATCATAAAACTACTTCCTAAACCTGAACCACAACAAACTAATATTAGCATTATTAAACCCTCCATTTTTCTTATTTTATTTACCCTATTCACAATTTAATTTTGTGAATGAGCTTTTGTAATTTTTAAAACTTCATTTTTATCATTTGTTGTCATTATCTTATTAAGATCATCAGAATCCATAAATAAATTCATCAATTGAGATAAAGCTTTTAAATGACTAGTGTTATCACTTGCTGCTAAAGTTACAACTAATTTAACTGGGTCGTTTAAATCACTACCAAATTCTACTGGATCTTTTAATGTAATTAAGCTCATAGATAATTTATTAACACCATCTTCTGGTCTAGCATGCGCTAGTACTATACCGGGAGCAACAACCATGTATGGTCCCATTTTTTCAAAATTTTTAAATATACAATCTACATAAGATTGCTTTATATCTCCTCTATTAATTAATATTTCAGAACCTTTTCCGATAGCTTCTTTCCAATCTTTCACACTAACATTTAGCTTTATCACCTCTCTAAATAATAAATCTTCTAACATATATACCTTCTCCTCTTTCATCATTTTTTCATTATTGTTCTTTAGAACATACAAAAATTCATATGCAAGTTGTTCTCTATCTTTTATTGATGTATATTTTTCTGTTGCTTTTATAAGCTTTTTAACAACTTCTTCTTCTTTATTTTTTTCTTTATATTTTGGTCTCAAATATTTTTCAAGAATTTCATAATCTTTTCTTAAAAGCATCGCATTGATTTTTAAATAGCTACTCTTTTTAAGATTTGGTATAGTTACTGTACTTATTAAATAGTCATACTTAATATCTTTTATTTCTTCTATTTTTCTACTAGATATCGTTTTCAATATTTCACAATCAAATCTTGTACTAATCTGAGATGCAAGCATTTGTGCTGTTCCTATACCTGTTGCACATACTAATATAAGCTTTGGTATCTCTTTAGTTCTTTTTTTCGCCTTTTCTAACGCTGCACCAAAATGTAAAGTTATATATGAAATCTCTTGATCATTAATTTCTGTATTCATATACTTTTCTAAATGTCTACAAGCTAATTTTGTATTAAAAAAAAGTGTTCTATAATTCTTGTAGATATTATTAAACATTGGATTTTGAAGCTTCATTCCATATTTTATTCTATATACTGTCGGTCTAAGATGTAATATGAGATTTGATATTACTATATTTTTTGATTTATCAAAATCAATTTTGTATATATCCTCTATTTCTTCAACCATTTTAGTTGTTACTTCAAATAGTTCATCATTTATTACATCATTGCTCTTTAATATCTTTGTTCCAAGTAAGTGTATGGCAATATATTTAATTTCATCTCTAGGAACTTTTATTTCAAATTTTTTTTCTACTTTCCTTACCATTTTTTCTGCAATTTTATATTCTTTAGAAAAATGTATACCTTCTGCTCCTGTATCAGGTAATATAATTTCCTTATTTAACTGTAGTCTCTTAATCATCAATGAAATATGAGTTATCAAGTTTCCATACCCTTCATCAGTAAAACTTTTTTGAAGTTCTGTTTCTGCCATTCTAATAAGTGAATTTAAAAAATCAATATCAAATTCTGAAAATAATATATCAAATTTTATATTGTTAATTTTATTTTGAGTAAATTTTCTATTGACATAATGAAACAAATCTTCTGTTTTCACTGATTCAAAGGTTAAATCAATTATAGCTCGCCTTTTGTTAATCTCCTTTCCTTCTACATAAATACCTATTTTAGGCTTTCGAATTAGCTTAATACCGTTTTTCTTAAATAGCTCTTCTATCTTATCTAACTCTTTTAAAATAGTATTCTTAGATAAAGAAAAATAATCTTGAAAATACTTAATACTCAAAGGTTCATTGCTTTCCAATAGTTTTACAGCCATTAAATTTCTTCTTTCTTCTCTTGAGTAATAATAATTTGCATTTTTATCAATTTGGTAAAACTTATTTAAATGATTACTTAATTTCTCCTTATCAACTATTCCGATGCCTTCATCTCTTTTTTTGATAATTTGTGTTAAAGAATATTTGCTCAAATAATCGTTGATTTTATCAATATCGTAGCGAATAGTTCTTTGACTAACTTTATATTTCTCACACAACTCATCGTATTTAACATATTTAGCTGCATCTAATAAATAATTCAGTATTTCTAAATGTCGTTTATTTAAATCCATTTCCTCAACTCCTTAAAATATCGGAAAACGATTACATCTTTATTTTATACACTTTTCCGATAATAGTATATATCCATGTCCTTCAATTTAGTATTGAAATAAATGAACTATAAAGATAAAATAACAATGTATATATCGAAGTGTACTTCTTTATAAAGCTTAATTTCAACTACTTTTGTCGAATTCCTGTATTTTTTGTATCTAAAAATACCATTTTTTCATTTATTATTGTGAAACAAATTGGGATATTTAATAAATATTTTTTTATGTATAATCAAATGTGAATTAAATATATATACAATTTAATGTAAAACTTATGAACAAGGAGTAAATGAATATTTGATTTTTTGGATAATTTGGATTATATTATACGAAATATATTTTTAACAGAAAGGGGAATTTTATTGATTAAGTGTATATTGACAGATATGGATGGAACAATTTTAAATTCACAAGGAGATATTTCTCTTTATACAAAAAACATACTACAAACTGCTCTAAACAGCAATATAATACTTGCTGTCGCTAGCGGTAGATTTTTTCAAGGTATAGATAGGATATTTAACATTTTTGATAATGATATTATTTATACATGCAATAATGGTTCGTGGATAGAGAATTCTTCAAGAACAAAAGTATATCATAAAAGCATATTTTCAAATAAGGAAATTGAAATAATACTTGATTTAATTAGATCACACACAGATTCAGGTTACTATGTGTGCACAAGTGACTATGGCATCACTGATAAATATTTTGATTATATTATTGAAGAGTTAAAAATAAGCGATTCTAGACTTCATATTGAAAAGGATTTATTATCTATAAAAGAAGATATAACTAAGATAACTATATGCATATTAGAGGGAGTTTATGAACTTTATGATATTCTTTTTAATATATTAGGAGATAAATATGCTTTAGTTATTAGTGGGGATATATGGTTAGATATAATAAAAAAAGATGCTTCAAAGGCTAACGCTGTTTATACTCTTGAAAAGGAATTAAATATTAAACCAGAAGAAATTATAGTGTTTGGTGATTTTGATAATGATGTACCTATGCTAGAGCTTTGTCAAAACAGCTATGCAATGAAAAATGCTTCAACCAGAGCAAAAAAAGCAGCCAAATTTACAGCTGATTCAAATGATAATGACGGTGTAGCTAAGATTGTTTCTGATGTTTTAGATTTAAAATTTTAATAAGAATTTAAATAGGAAAAAGGAGCTGTTCATCTTGAATAGCTCCTTTAAGGTGTTTCAAACACCACAACTTTTTCATTTCTTCATGTTAATGTTCAACATTATACTAATAGTTGTGTATTTTTAAAGTTTTTAATATCTTAAGGTTATAGATTAACTTTAAGATCCCGCAACGCTTACATCAAATAGTTGTATTGTTTTTGGTCCTACATAGTTATTTATTTGCTTTAATTCTTTAGACAAGTACATATTACCATGTACTTCTTTAATATTTCCTGATATAGATCCACCTGATACTATTTTTTCTTCATTACCATCAAAATATTTAGCTAATCTTATTTCTCCTGCAAAATCTCCTGTAAAAGGATCTAATGAAAAATCAGAAAATGCTAAAATTTCCAAGTGATTTTCTCTCTTCATTTCTTCTATAGTCTTACTTCCACCTTTAAATCTTAAATTTTTTACTATTCCTGTTTGTTCCACGTTAACATACTGTGAATATCTTGAATCACCAAAATATTTTTTAAGCTTACCATCATTATAAATCTCTAACGGTTTCAATGGAAATCCATCATAATCATATGGCTGAGAAAATACGGAATCTTCCATAAAAGGTTCAAGTGTTAAATTAATCTTATCACCAGTTACTGAATTTCCTTGTATATTCTCATCAAGCTTAGCAGTTGAAAACCCGTTATATACATATTCTGTACTTGCTTGTAAATAGTAATATTCAAAAAGTGTTTTTACTGGCTCTCCAGTCAATAAAACAGTGTATTTATTTAAAGCTGGTGTCTTCTGAGCTATAGCTCTTTCCTTACTCATTTCAATCATTTCTTTTACATTTTCAGCTATTAATTCTTTGTTATATTGTGCAAAATCTATAAAAGAGAATAATTCTACCTCTTCTTTTCCTTCTGTCCAATTTGTAACTAGTTCTATTTGTCCTTTATACTTATTCCAATTAACATCTATACCTGTAGAAGTAACTATTCTTATATAAGATTTATTTAAGAATACTTCTGTTGAATTTATGCCACCATTTTTGTATACATCTTCACTATAAATTGCTTTTGTCAATAATGGTAACCAATATCCCAAAGTATTTTGTGATAAATTACTTTCAATGGCTACTGTATTTTGATTTTCATTAGGTTTAGGCAAATCATAAAATTCATTCTTTATAAATTTTGCACTAAAAGCAGCATTTTCAATAGCAGTTTTTATTTCTGTCTCATCCATAGTAGGATGTATTTTTATATTAGATGATCCCTTGTACTTAGTTCCATCCTCTTCAAAATCTTTATATACTGTTATAGAAAAATCATTTACTTTTTTAGCTCTATTCATATCAATATCTTTTTTAACGAAAAACAATTCACTGCTTTCAGTTTGTGTTTGTATTATTTTCCATCCGTCGATATTTTTGTTATCTCTTAATATTTCTAATATCTTATTTATCATTATCCTAACCTCCCTATCGCTTTAATATATGAACCACCATCGGAGGTTTTAACAAATTCCTTATAACCTTTTCCACACATTCCACTACCAAATAATTTAGTTTCATCTGACACCATAGTAATAGATTTAAGTAAATCTGGTACATATCCAGTCAAGATTACAGGTGCAATTATATTTCCTGTTAATTTTCCATCTTTAATTTCATAACCTTTTTTCAATATGCACTGTATTCCCCAGTTTTTTGGATCCTCCATTCCACTTTTAACACCTTTTAACAGATATCCATTTTTAATAGAAGCTATCATATCATCTAATTTGTCTTTACCAGGTGCAAAAAATGTATTAGTCATTCTTGCATATGCCTTATGTTCATAAGATTGTCTTTTACCATTACCAGTAGGTGTAGTCTTAAGCTTAAGAGCAGATAAAACATCGGAAATACCAGTCTTTAATATACCATTTTCTATTACAACCGTATCAGTTCCAAGTGTTCCTTCATCATCAAATAAATATGATGAGACATGATAAGCAGACTTAGCACCATCATGCATGTTTACTAAACTAGATGCTACTTCTTTTTCTAAATATTCTACAGCTTTAGCTCTATTTTTAACAAACATGTCCATTTCTACACCATGGCCAAATGCTTCATGTGCTATTACTCCAGAAACATCTGGAGAACAAATAATTTCGTATTCACCAGGAACTACTCTTTTTGCATCTAATAGTTTAACAGTATCATCTATTGATTCTTTGTAAGCTCCTTCTAACTCGTCTAAAATCTCAACTCCCTTCATACCAGAGTAAGATTTAAAATCATATTTTGTATTTTCACCTTTTCTTACTAACGGAATTAGATATGCTTCACTCCAAATATATGATTGTTCTAAATACTTATTATTTGATACGAATACTTTTGATACATGAACATCATTGTACCTGATTCTAAATTCAAATAACATATCTGAATAATCTAAAGCTTTGTCCTTAATTGCTATCAATTTTTCTAGTTTCTCTTTTGGACTTATTTTTTCACTTAAAATTTCTACTTCACCATAAAACTTTTCTTCTATCTTCTCTTCTTGGATTAAAGGATATTCAGTCATTCTAATTTTATTTGTTTTTAGGTTATTAAAGTCATCTTTAATTTTCAAGCGAATTTCAGCAATAATTTGATCAACATTATCATTGCTTATTTCATTAAAAGAATATTCAGAATAATTTATGCCATTAAATACTCTAATAACAAACCCTCTTTCGCACCAGAATGAATCATTTAGCTCTATTGTATTTTTACTTACTCCATAAAGCATACCCTTTGTATCTGTACCAAGCACTGAAACGTATTTAAAGTCGTTAGATAACTCTTGTACTATTTTTTCTAAGTTACTTTTTTGTTTAATTAGAAAATTAGACATTTTTACTTTTTCCAATAACAAACACCTCCTTAAGATGTTAAGTATATAAATTTTTAATTTAATTATATATAATTTTATACCATATATAATTAAAAATATCAATTTTATTGCTTATTGTCAATAGTTAGCAATCATTTTATCTAACTTTTATCTATTAAGATTTTTTAACATATAGTCGATGCATTATTAAGCTAAATAATAATTTTATTATTAATTTTTTTAATTTATTGGACATTGTACTACATTTTAAATAAACACTGAGTATTTATCTTTACACATATGTCTTGACGTGCTATAATATGTAAAATTGAAGAAAGGAAGGATAGATCATGAGGTATTTTAAAAAAGTGGAAGGTAATAGAATTTATTTGTCTCCAATTAACATTGACGATGCTCCTAATTATGTTAAATGGTTATCTGATTTTGAAACTTCTGTTAATTTAAGCTGCTCTCACTCTATTATATCTATTGATAGCGAAAAAAATATATTAGAAAGATTAATATCAGACAACAATAACTTTGCTATTATAGAAAGTAAAAATGATAAACTGATAGGAAACTGTGGTTTTTTAAATGTAAATAATTTAAACAGAAGTGCTGAAATAGGTATTTTTATTGGTGATAAAAATTATTGGAATAAAGGCTATGGTACTGAGGCAATTAAACTATTATTAGATTTTGGTTTTAATATTAGAAATTTCAATAATATTATGCTTATAGTTATGGAATATAATAAAAGAGCTTTTAAATGCTACAAAAAATGTGGTTTTAAGGTAATTGGTGAAAGACGAGAAGCAGTTATATTTGGCAATAAAAAATATGGTAAAATATATATGGATATACTTGCTAGCGAATTTAAAAGCTCACTTGTAGATAATTATATTAAAGAAGAAAATATGATTAAAGATTTTTAAGGGACTGTCTAAAACTTTTTATTCTATTTGTCCCTTTGGGTTGTTTCAAAATTAGTAGAGTTCAAGGTTATCTATCTCATATTGAAACTCCTACTCACTTTGTTCCTAGGAGTAAGCGATTCACAATAAATCATAGATTTCTGTTCTCTACTCAACGCAGAAATCATTTTGAGACAACCCCTTATACTTCATCTTTAATTATTTCTAGGCCAAATGATTCAATAAGAGCTCTAAGTGACCCTGCCCCTTCATAAGGCCATGACCATGTCATAAATTTTAGTCTTCCAATATTACCCTTTATTATTTCACAGGAATCCAATTGATATTCTCCACATGCAATTGCCTCTAACATCGAACTAAACTCCCATTCCTTAAATAATCTCTTATCATTGTATCTTTGATTTATCGGTATAGATTCATATAGTTTCCAGTACTCAATTAATTCATCATCTGTAGGCCACCAAAAATTTTTTAACAATTCTTCATCATAGAAATTCTTCCATTTACTATCCTGATAATCTATACTGTTATTCTTCTTTGATTCTTTCAAAGAATAGAACATTTTTCGTAATTTTTCAAAATTTTCATATTTATTAACTCTAAACTCTAAATATAACTTTAACATTTCCAAACTCCTTTATTTTGAAAGTATTACTATGCTATTTCGATAATTGTAGCATACTATTATATAATAATAAATGAATACATATGACTAATTTTGATAAATTTCAACTATTTTTTTATATATATTTAGTTAGTACTATAAACTAGATTATTTTAGATACAACATGTATTTCTTATATTTATATAAAAGTGGTGTTTCAAAATCTATGGATTTTGAAACACCACTAAAAAACAATTACTAATAATAATTATCTATTTCTTACTGTTTATATGCTACTAATGTAAATGTTTTTGGAATACCTTTATCATAATATTCACATGAAAGATTTGGTTCTTCATCTAAACTTTTTATTATTAAACCTTCATTTGCTACTGCGCTAATAATTTCTCCTAAGTTCCACTTTCTCAAAAAAACTTTTTTTATATCATTATTTTCTTTCAAATGCTTTGAATAAGCAACAACTTGTTCTTGTAATGATGCATCAAAATAATCACCTGTTACTTTATGTTTACGTACCTTAGAAGTAGAACCTCTTGAAGTTATCAATTTAGTTGAAATTGGGTGGAAATCTCTTATTATAAATAAACCATTTTTAACCAAAAGTTTTTTTACTGTATTTATAAATGGTTTTAAATCAGTAAAATAATGCAATATCCCCATTTCAGCAAATACAATATCATAATCTTGTTTTAATAAATCTTCTGAAATGTTTAAAACATCAGATAAAATATAATTAATGTTTACACCCGCCTCTTTAGCTAATTCCATAGCATAAGCCTTATTTTCTTTTGAAAAATCAACAACACTAACCTCTGCCCCTAATAATGCTAAAGCTACAGCTTTATTCCCACATGAACCCATTAGGTTCATTATTTTTTTCCCTTCTATATCACCAAATTTGTTATAAAGCACAGATAAAATTTTGGCTGGATTTTTTTTAATTTTTTCAGCTGCTTTTTTAGGGTTACCGAACCTTTCTACCCACGCATTATAGCTTTCTTTATTCCATGCTTCCTTATTAAGTTTATGACGTATTTCCTCATTATGCAATACTCTCTTCCTTCCGTTTAATAAATTCTGATTTACTTCATTAATTATATAATGATTGTTCCCTAAAAGCTAGAAAATAATATAGACAAATAGCCTGTATTGTATAATTTGACGATTTAGTATTGTATAAATTATTTTATATGTGTAAAATATATAAAAATAGCTTATTTAATTGATATCTATCAGTTTTAGATATAAAATATATATTGTATTATATAAACTCAAACTATTCATAGAAAATAAATACTCAATTTATTTAAATTTCTATGAATAATCAGCGTTAAACTATTAAATTTTAAAAGGAGATTGTTATGAAAAATAAAGCTGTTATTTTAGGAGCTAATTATTATATAGGACTTAGTATTATTAGATGTTTAGGAACAAAAGGAATACATGTAACTGCTGTAGATTACTCTAAAAATGGTACTTATGGCTTTCATTCTAAATATTGCTCAGAAACTATAATTGCTCCACACTACAAGAAAGAACCGCAAGCTTTTTGTGATTTTTTAGTTGATTATGCAAAAAAACAAAGTCATAAACCTGTTCTTTTTCCTTCTGCAGATCCTTATGTTGAATTTGTAGACAAGTATTTAGATATATTAAAAGAGTATTATCTCATTCCCCAAACTCAGCAAGGATTGTATACTCAAGTTATGAATAAAGAAACTCTACATAAATTAGCTAGTAAATTTGGTGTTACTGTTCCTGAAACAGTTGAAATTAGTGAGGATAATTACATCCAAAAAGTCGAAGAAATCATTAAATACCCTTGTTTAGTAAAACCAACAGATTCTCCATCTTTTGTATCTAAATTTAGGAAAAAAATGTTTAAAGTATATAATAAAGATGAATTACAGCAAGCTGTAAATAGTGCAACTAAAGCAAACCTTGAAGTTATAATACAAAGAATAGTACCTGGTTTTGATGATCACATGTATACTTTTGATGCATATTTAAATCAAGATGCAAAGGTAACTCACTGGGTTACATGTCAAAAGTATAGACAATACCCAATAAACTTCGGGGCATCTGTTTATACTGGACAAAAATATATACCAGAATTATACGATATAGGTGCAAAGTTTTTAGAAACCATTAAATTTAAAGGTTTTGCTGAAATAGAGTTTAAAAAAGATGCTGAAACAGGAAAATACTATCTTATAGAGGTAAATGTTCGTACAACAAACTTGAACAATCTTTTATATAAAGTAGGCGTTAATATGCCTTATATAGCTTACAAAGAACTAACAGGCGAACCAATTAAATCATTTGCAATAACTCGTGATACAAACCTTGTTTTTTGGTATGCTTATGAAGATTTATTAGCAGTTCGTAAATATATTAAAACAAAGCAATTATCGTTTTCAAATGTCATTGGTTCCTATTTTAAACCTAAAGCTTACGCTATATGGGATTTAAAAGATCCAAAGCCAGCTTTTGTTTTTATTAATAATAAAATGAGTAGAGTTTTTAATAAATTACTAAGAAGAGATTAGTAAACTTATTTAGTTAACATCAAAACTTTAGCTAGATTTTACAAACATTCACTTAAAAAGTGTAGTAAAAAAAGATAAACCCCACAGAAAGGTGAGATATATGATAAAGTTATATGATTTACTTGATTCTATCGATGTAATAAAATCATGGAATATGAAAAATATTACAATAAATAAAATTGCATATCATTCAAAAAAGGTAGTTCCAGATGATGTATTTGTATGTATTAAAGGATATAAAACTGATGGTCATAAATACATCTCTAATGCTTTAGAAAGTGGTGCAGGCGCTATTATTGTCGAAGATTTTCAGCCTGATTTATCAATACCGCAAATACAAGTTAAAGACACTCGAAAAGCTCTAGCAGCCTTAAGTTCTGCTTTTTATGGTAATCCTTCAAAGAGCATGAAAACAATAGGAATTACTGCTACGAATGGAAAAACAACTACTTCTTTTATGTTGAATTCTATATTTGAAAAACACAACTTAAAAACAGGACTTATTGGAACAGTCATGGTTAAAGCCGGTGACTTTTATGAACCTTCAATACTAACTACTCCCGAATCTTTAGATCTTCAAGCATATTTTTCTAAGATGAGAGATAAAAATGTATCCCATGTTACAATGGAGGTTTCTTCTTCTGCATTAGATTTAAAAAGAGTTGCTAACGTAGATTTCGATATAGTTTCATTTAA is a window from the Abyssisolibacter fermentans genome containing:
- a CDS encoding BglG family transcription antiterminator encodes the protein MDLNKRHLEILNYLLDAAKYVKYDELCEKYKVSQRTIRYDIDKINDYLSKYSLTQIIKKRDEGIGIVDKEKLSNHLNKFYQIDKNANYYYSREERRNLMAVKLLESNEPLSIKYFQDYFSLSKNTILKELDKIEELFKKNGIKLIRKPKIGIYVEGKEINKRRAIIDLTFESVKTEDLFHYVNRKFTQNKINNIKFDILFSEFDIDFLNSLIRMAETELQKSFTDEGYGNLITHISLMIKRLQLNKEIILPDTGAEGIHFSKEYKIAEKMVRKVEKKFEIKVPRDEIKYIAIHLLGTKILKSNDVINDELFEVTTKMVEEIEDIYKIDFDKSKNIVISNLILHLRPTVYRIKYGMKLQNPMFNNIYKNYRTLFFNTKLACRHLEKYMNTEINDQEISYITLHFGAALEKAKKRTKEIPKLILVCATGIGTAQMLASQISTRFDCEILKTISSRKIEEIKDIKYDYLISTVTIPNLKKSSYLKINAMLLRKDYEILEKYLRPKYKEKNKEEEVVKKLIKATEKYTSIKDREQLAYEFLYVLKNNNEKMMKEEKVYMLEDLLFREVIKLNVSVKDWKEAIGKGSEILINRGDIKQSYVDCIFKNFEKMGPYMVVAPGIVLAHARPEDGVNKLSMSLITLKDPVEFGSDLNDPVKLVVTLAASDNTSHLKALSQLMNLFMDSDDLNKIMTTNDKNEVLKITKAHSQN
- a CDS encoding PTS ascorbate transporter subunit IIC, whose product is MLKLILDILSVPAILVGVIALIGLVLQKKPVSDVIKGTIKTILGFLILGGGAGIVVGSLSHFGIMFQQGFGVTGVVPNNEAVVAMALKTYGTSTALIMVFGMLANILIARFTKLKYIFLTGHHTLYMACMIAVILAVGGLEGTALVAVGAVILGFIMAIFPAMAQPTMRKITGTDDVAFAHFGTVGYILSAYIGKLVGKGSKSTEEMDFPKGLSFLRDSSVAISLTMAVCYVIVAVACGKEYIEANISGGQNFIVFSLIQAITFAGGVYVILQGVRLILAEIVPAFTGISMKLVPNAKPALDCPVVFPYAPNAVLIGFLSSFLGGIVGMFILGSLDAVIILPGVVPHFFCGATAGVFGNATGGKRGAFIGGFAHGLLITFLPVLLMPVLGDLGFANTTFSDADFGVVGIILGNIIKLIH
- a CDS encoding metallopeptidase TldD-related protein; the encoded protein is MINKILEILRDNKNIDGWKIIQTQTESSELFFVKKDIDMNRAKKVNDFSITVYKDFEEDGTKYKGSSNIKIHPTMDETEIKTAIENAAFSAKFIKNEFYDLPKPNENQNTVAIESNLSQNTLGYWLPLLTKAIYSEDVYKNGGINSTEVFLNKSYIRIVTSTGIDVNWNKYKGQIELVTNWTEGKEEVELFSFIDFAQYNKELIAENVKEMIEMSKERAIAQKTPALNKYTVLLTGEPVKTLFEYYYLQASTEYVYNGFSTAKLDENIQGNSVTGDKINLTLEPFMEDSVFSQPYDYDGFPLKPLEIYNDGKLKKYFGDSRYSQYVNVEQTGIVKNLRFKGGSKTIEEMKRENHLEILAFSDFSLDPFTGDFAGEIRLAKYFDGNEEKIVSGGSISGNIKEVHGNMYLSKELKQINNYVGPKTIQLFDVSVAGS
- a CDS encoding PTS sugar transporter subunit IIB; this translates as MLILVCCGSGLGSSFMIEMNIKKVLKELGIEGVNVDHSDLSSASGIKADIYVGTRDIANNLNSLGYTVSLNNMIDKNELKEKISQALKDKGII
- a CDS encoding transketolase, with the protein product MDSKKLKELEKIALQVRKDCIETQYLVKSGHLGGSFSATEMLVYLYFEKMNLSPNNVRDLNRDVFVLSKGHASLGYYAVLGRRGYFELEELKTYRKINTRLQGHTHIDSVPGVECSTGSLGQGLSYGLGIALAKQRKGLKGNVYVMMGDGEMQEGQVWEALMLQSKLKLTNLIPIVDNNKLQLDDEYVNIMGDPNYKQRFEAFGLNVIEINGNSFEEIDAGLMNISNMKPNIIVANTKKGAGINFMEDKVPWHSKKLNEQEYNQALEELAKKEVALNE
- a CDS encoding HAD family hydrolase, with the translated sequence MIKCILTDMDGTILNSQGDISLYTKNILQTALNSNIILAVASGRFFQGIDRIFNIFDNDIIYTCNNGSWIENSSRTKVYHKSIFSNKEIEIILDLIRSHTDSGYYVCTSDYGITDKYFDYIIEELKISDSRLHIEKDLLSIKEDITKITICILEGVYELYDILFNILGDKYALVISGDIWLDIIKKDASKANAVYTLEKELNIKPEEIIVFGDFDNDVPMLELCQNSYAMKNASTRAKKAAKFTADSNDNDGVAKIVSDVLDLKF